The proteins below come from a single Solea solea chromosome 6, fSolSol10.1, whole genome shotgun sequence genomic window:
- the slc26a6l gene encoding solute carrier family 26 member 6, like → MVFSLMDSTHRFGKYRVEREVLDELRLEEVTQRKILSDTDTSLTERFKDSLRCTVPKLKRSVMSSLPVLNWLPKYSVWDYGMPDLISGISVGIMHLPQGMAYALLASLPPVFGLYSSLYPTLIYFFFGTSRHISIGTFTVLSIMVGSVTERLAPDVDFLKMNGTNVTAEVDITARDSYRVQVAAATTVLGGLIQVLLGLVKFGFVGTYLSEPLVRAYTTAAAGHAVVAQLKYIFGVSPTRFSGPLSLVYTLKDVCSLLPQAHPPTVVVSVVSMVFLIAAKELNSFFSSKLPVPIPVELITIVAGTLISNYACLNTNYTISVVGEIPSGLSPPSVPDVSIVGEVMGDAFALAIVGYAISISLGKTFALKHGYKVDSNQELIALGLSNAVGGFFQCFSVCSSMSRSLIQETTGGKTQMAGLASALIVLVTILKLGPLFQELPKAVLAAIVFVNLKGMFKQHFDVITLWKHSKIDLVVWLVTWVSTLLLNLDLGLAASITFALLTVIFRTQMPTYSVLGNIPGTELYLDIETHREAREIPGVTIFHSSATVYFANAELYLEALKQKSGLDIGKMIIYKRRQEAKQKRRERRAERRAKRQAKRERRAQRGAVQPPCAPVFSVEEEAGWGDTHMDENVTGNVDEGWTERENGTVFVIPTSPRAPDSPCRWEYLKGGAPDSTSLGWMSDLQDGDTTTLGSSSEDTLSRDLERVSLGSLGKWTWDIHSIVLDLSTANFIDTVAIKTIKNIFKDFSEIDVDIYISGCQASVVEELELGNFFSESITKRHLFASVHDAVLYCQDHRGATSFPTFEPSVDMHSCTKL, encoded by the exons ATGGTATTCAGCCTGATGGACTCTACACACAGGTTTGGGAAATACAGAGTGGAGCGGGAAGTGCTGGATGAGCTGAGACTGGAAGAGGtaacacagagaaaaatacTCTCCGACACTGACACGTCTCTGACCGAACGCTTCAAAGATTCTTTAAG ATGTACGGTACCCAAACTGAAAAGAAGTGTGATGAGCAGCTTGCCTGTACTAAACTGGCTGCCAAAGTACTCAGTCTGGGACTATGGCATGCCAGACCTCATCTCTGGCATCAGTGTTGGCATCATGCACCTGCCTCAAG GTATGGCGTATGCGTTGTTGGCTTCCTTGCCTCCTGTATTTGGACTCTACTCATCCCTTTATCCGACATTAATCTACTTCTTTTTTGGAACATCACGTCACATCTCTATTG GTACATTCACTGTGCTCAGCATCATGGTGGGCAGTGTGACAGAGCGACTGGCTCCAGATGTGGATTTCCTCAAAATGAATGGGACGAATGTCACTGCAGAAGTGGACATAACTGCCAGGGACTCGTACAGGGTACAGGTGGCAGCTGCTACCACTGTGTTAGGAGGACTTATTCAG GTGCTACTGGGTTTGGTAAAGTTTGGATTTGTGGGAACATACTTGTCCGAACCTCTGGTGCGAGCTTACACAACAGCTGCTGCAGGCCATGCTGTGGTGGCACAATTAAAGTACATCTTTGGCGTTTCACCGACTCGGTTTAGTGGTCCACTGTCTCTGGTGTAT ACTCTGAAGGATGTTTGCTCCTTGCTGCCACAGGCTCATCCTCCCACTGTGGTGGTCAGTGTCGTGTCCATGGTGTTTCTAATTGCAGCCAAGGAACTCAACTCCTTCTTCAGTTCAAAACTGCCAGTGCCCATCCCAGTGGAGCTCATCACA ATTGTGGCAGGAACACTGATATCAAACTATGCCTGCTTGAACACCAACTATACTATTTCAGTGGTTGGAGAAATTCCTAGTGG ATTGAGTCCCCCCAGTGTTCCGGATGTGAGCATTGTGGGAGAAGTCATGGGTGATGCTTTTGCATTGGCTATTGTTGGATATGCCATATCTATCTCACTTGGAAAAACGTTTGCACTGAAACACGGATACAAGGTGGATAGTAACCAG GAGTTGATTGCGCTCGGTCTCAGTAATGCAGTAGGAGGTTTTTTTCAGTGCTTCTCTGTCTGCTCCTCAATGTCTCGAAGTCTCATCCAGGAGACCACAGGAGGGAAAACACAG ATGGCTGGATTGGCCTCAGCTCTAATAGTGCTGGTAACCATCCTGAAACTTGGACCACTGTTCCAGGAGCTGCCAAAG GCCGTCCTCGCTGCGATTGTCTTTGTTAATCTAAAGGGAATGTTCAAACAGCACTTTGACGTCATTACACTGTGGAAGCACAGCAAGATCGATCTG GTGGTGTGGTTGGTCACATGGGTGTCAACACTGCTGCTGAATCTAGATCTGGGTCTGGCAGCTTCCATCACCTTTGCTCTGCTTACAGTTATATTCAGGACTCAGAT GCCAACATACTCTGTTCTGGGAAATATTCCAGGTACAGAACTGTACTTGGATattgagacacacagagag GCAAGAGAAATTCCAGGTGTGACTATTTTCCACTCCTCTGCCACAGTATACTTTGCCAATGCTGAGCTTTACCTGGAGGCCCTGAAACAAAAG AGTGGGCTTGACATTGGTAAAATGATCATCTATAAGAGGCGACAGGAGGCTAAACAGAAACgcagagagagaagagctgAGAGACGGGCCAAGAGGCAGGCCAAGAGAGAG AGACGAGCACAGAGAGGAGCCGTACAGCCGCCGTGTGCACCTGTGTTCTCTGTGGAGGAAGAGGCCGGCTGGGGCGACACACACATGGATGAGAATGTCACAGGCAACGTAGATGAAGGCTggacggagagagagaacgGGACAGTGTTTGTCATCCCGACCTCTCCCCGAGCACCAGACAGCCCCTGCAGATGGGAATATCTAAAAGGAGGAGCTCCAGACTCGACAAGTTTGGGCTGGATGTCTGACCTGCAGGACGGAGACACCACCACTCTGGGCTCCAGCAGTGAGGACACGCTGAGTCGTGACCTGGAGCGGGTGTCGCTCGGTTCTCTGGGCAAGTGGACCTGGGACATTCACTCCATCGTTCTTGACTTATCCACTGCAAACTTCATTGACACGGTGGCTATCAAGACGATTAAAAAT ATTTTCAAGGACTTCAGTGAAATTGATGTGGATATCTACATTTCTGGCTGTCAAG CCTCTGTGGTGGAAGAGTTAGAGCTCGGCAACTTCTTCTCCGAGTCAATAACAAAGAGACACCTCTTTGCCTCCGTTCACGACGCTGTGCTCTACTGTCAGGACCACCGTGGAGCTACATCATTTCCCACATTTGAGCCATCAGTG GACATGCACAGCTGTACAAAACTGTAA